One Halovivax ruber XH-70 genomic region harbors:
- a CDS encoding class I SAM-dependent methyltransferase, with amino-acid sequence MAAETAPTVLDVGCGANKRDPGAIGLDLRAYADVDVVADLDSATGLPFEANRFDEVLAYSVLEHVRDLPQTMAELHRIATPGGTIRGKVPHWRDRNAYVDPTHEQLFDERTFDFWDPTTEHGAMEYFDVEFRVRRARRIRRVQFWKSRPIAFELEVVK; translated from the coding sequence GTGGCTGCTGAGACCGCGCCGACGGTGCTCGACGTGGGCTGCGGGGCGAACAAACGCGACCCGGGCGCGATCGGTCTCGACCTGCGGGCGTATGCGGACGTGGACGTAGTGGCCGACCTGGACTCCGCGACCGGATTGCCCTTCGAGGCGAACCGATTCGACGAGGTGCTGGCCTACTCCGTCCTCGAACACGTTCGCGACCTGCCGCAGACGATGGCGGAGTTACACCGAATCGCGACCCCAGGCGGGACGATTCGAGGGAAGGTTCCCCACTGGCGCGACCGGAACGCCTACGTCGACCCGACGCACGAACAGCTGTTCGACGAACGAACGTTCGACTTCTGGGATCCGACGACGGAACACGGGGCGATGGAGTACTTCGACGTCGAGTTTCGCGTGCGTCGCGCCCGACGAATCCGTCGGGTCCAGTTCTGGAAATCCCGGCCGATCGCGTTCGAACTCGAGGTGGTGAAGTGA
- a CDS encoding DUF7342 family protein — MTDHGLESWTDDLSARECVREIATTLTQPRSVEWVRAQAQISAWQTAKDELEMLAEFGQVHAIEGDDGNTKYAPNYQLRYFNEVTELINDHTREELREEIAIIQERIDEWKADFDVESRDALESSLTDDGLSGADVRERNTTLRKWERYEDNKRLLKHALELYDDARSLYPGRNGSSNSSMPVSQ; from the coding sequence ATGACCGACCACGGCCTCGAATCGTGGACTGACGACTTATCTGCTCGTGAGTGCGTCAGAGAAATCGCGACGACGCTCACCCAGCCTCGTTCCGTCGAGTGGGTGCGAGCGCAAGCGCAGATTTCCGCGTGGCAAACCGCGAAAGACGAGTTGGAGATGCTGGCCGAATTCGGGCAGGTCCACGCCATCGAAGGCGACGACGGGAACACGAAGTACGCACCAAACTACCAACTCCGGTACTTCAACGAGGTCACCGAGCTAATCAACGACCACACGCGTGAAGAACTCCGCGAGGAGATCGCCATCATTCAAGAGCGAATCGACGAGTGGAAAGCTGATTTCGATGTCGAATCACGAGACGCGCTCGAATCATCGCTCACCGATGATGGCCTGTCCGGAGCGGACGTTCGGGAGCGCAACACGACCCTTCGAAAATGGGAGCGCTACGAGGACAACAAACGACTGCTCAAGCACGCATTAGAGCTGTACGACGACGCCCGGTCACTGTACCCCGGGCGGAACGGCTCGTCGAACTCCTCGATGCCGGTCTCGCAGTAG
- a CDS encoding oligosaccharyl transferase, archaeosortase A system-associated, with protein sequence MSSETADARALQAEDVVAFVERYGHLAAVGLLMVFMLWTRLLNFGAFRDQEGVAFSGVDSWYHWRTTEWTTENFPWTMPYEVYTGFPDGNYVGQFGTLFDQLVAAVAMIIGLGSPTQSDIYLAALIVVPVLAALVAIPVYVIATKVADGNRLAGLVAVTILALSPGSFTSRTTTGSFDHTVAEVLFMAVAVLALIVALRTAERDKPIWELVKAKEYDPLKPSATYAALAGVAISLYLWTWPPGVVFLGILGVFFAVQLALDFVRGVSPDHVAFVGAISMAVPAVFGVVMADVYSFSSVTAFGLLQPSVAFLVAVGCVFMAWLAREWDARDIDRVFYPVAILGLLLAGLAVLSIVLPELYNSLVTNLTSRLMPLNTSDTGLTVQEVQPPGSFVDQAWSEFRMGLYLFILGLIMVAARSLTGKRYRAEHTLVIVWGLFLASMAATQVRFWYYFVLPVAILSGYTIGQLIDLIDLRPVDSIRELEGYQVLSILLVLMIVLVPFAPAISGATAVDVGKDAGQDYNSAIWEEPNAYMQENTPEPGNLYGAGHDDELEYFGSYDIPPNQDYDYPDGAYGVMSWWDYGHLITTQGERIPHANPFQQHARSASAYLQAPSEEKANEVLDAINAGMDPRLDANGNVTVDAPDDVDNDMPYVMIDYQMASTKFNAISQWTGPGLGEYVGQTELNLGQNQSQQVPVPGEAYENTQLAKLYLQDTNGLEHYRLIHESDRYAYVGGFVQGQQPNPFAGLDQGTNWNQSRSQAARIQQANMQNSLFGNAYEGQLESTVKSFERVEGATLSGTADQVDAANASAIVTLDLETNTGRTFTYSQTAEVADDGSFEVTVPYATEESLGPDDGYTDSAVEANGSYEVFVGSGQDFYQANATVDEPSIYEGETVSVSGFEEVDIGGGNETDGGNESDDGGSDGSDTDTAPANDGSDDDSTSTSDDTTTHVGDARVAGA encoded by the coding sequence ATGAGTAGCGAGACTGCAGACGCCCGAGCCCTCCAGGCCGAGGACGTCGTCGCGTTCGTCGAACGCTACGGTCACCTCGCCGCAGTTGGCCTCCTCATGGTCTTCATGCTGTGGACGCGCCTGCTCAACTTCGGCGCGTTCAGAGATCAAGAGGGAGTCGCGTTTTCGGGTGTCGACTCCTGGTATCACTGGCGAACGACGGAATGGACGACGGAGAACTTCCCGTGGACGATGCCGTACGAGGTGTACACCGGCTTCCCCGACGGGAACTACGTCGGGCAGTTCGGGACGCTGTTCGATCAGCTCGTCGCGGCCGTCGCGATGATCATCGGCCTCGGCAGCCCCACCCAGTCCGACATCTACCTCGCCGCCCTGATCGTGGTTCCCGTCCTCGCCGCGCTCGTCGCGATTCCGGTCTACGTGATCGCGACGAAAGTGGCTGACGGCAACCGCCTCGCCGGCCTCGTCGCCGTCACTATTCTGGCGCTCTCGCCGGGTTCGTTCACGAGTCGGACGACGACTGGCTCCTTCGATCACACCGTCGCCGAGGTGCTGTTCATGGCGGTGGCCGTCCTCGCGCTGATCGTCGCCCTGCGGACGGCCGAGCGCGACAAGCCGATCTGGGAACTCGTCAAAGCGAAGGAGTACGACCCGCTCAAACCGAGTGCGACGTACGCCGCCCTCGCCGGGGTCGCGATCAGCCTCTATCTGTGGACCTGGCCGCCGGGCGTCGTCTTCCTCGGAATCCTCGGCGTCTTCTTCGCCGTCCAGCTCGCACTGGATTTCGTCCGCGGCGTCTCACCCGATCACGTCGCGTTCGTCGGTGCGATCAGTATGGCGGTTCCGGCGGTCTTCGGGGTCGTGATGGCCGACGTCTACTCGTTCAGCAGCGTCACTGCCTTTGGACTGCTCCAGCCATCGGTTGCGTTCCTCGTCGCGGTCGGCTGTGTCTTCATGGCCTGGCTCGCCCGTGAGTGGGACGCACGCGATATCGACCGCGTGTTCTACCCGGTCGCGATCCTCGGCCTGCTACTGGCCGGACTGGCTGTCCTCTCGATCGTTCTACCGGAACTGTACAACTCGCTCGTCACCAACCTCACCTCCCGGCTGATGCCGCTCAACACGTCCGACACGGGACTCACCGTGCAGGAGGTCCAGCCACCGGGCTCGTTCGTCGACCAGGCGTGGAGCGAGTTCCGGATGGGGCTGTACCTCTTCATCCTGGGCCTCATCATGGTCGCGGCCCGTTCGCTCACCGGCAAGCGCTACCGCGCCGAGCACACCCTCGTGATCGTGTGGGGGCTGTTCCTGGCGAGTATGGCCGCCACCCAGGTTCGCTTCTGGTACTACTTCGTCCTGCCAGTCGCGATCCTCTCGGGCTACACCATCGGGCAGCTGATCGACCTGATCGATCTGCGGCCGGTCGACTCGATCCGCGAGCTCGAGGGCTATCAGGTGCTGTCGATCCTGCTCGTCCTGATGATCGTGCTCGTCCCGTTCGCACCGGCGATATCGGGCGCGACGGCCGTCGACGTCGGCAAGGACGCCGGACAGGACTACAACTCGGCAATCTGGGAGGAGCCGAACGCGTACATGCAGGAGAACACGCCCGAACCAGGCAACCTCTACGGGGCCGGCCACGACGACGAACTCGAGTACTTCGGGAGCTACGATATCCCACCGAATCAGGACTACGACTACCCAGACGGCGCTTACGGCGTGATGTCCTGGTGGGACTACGGCCACCTGATAACGACACAGGGTGAACGCATCCCGCACGCCAATCCGTTCCAGCAACACGCCCGAAGCGCCTCGGCGTACCTCCAGGCACCGAGCGAAGAGAAGGCGAACGAGGTCCTGGACGCGATCAACGCGGGGATGGACCCGCGCCTCGACGCGAACGGCAACGTCACTGTCGACGCACCGGACGACGTCGACAACGACATGCCGTACGTGATGATCGACTACCAGATGGCCTCGACGAAGTTCAACGCCATCAGTCAGTGGACTGGTCCGGGTCTCGGGGAGTACGTCGGCCAGACGGAACTCAATCTGGGACAAAATCAGTCCCAGCAGGTGCCCGTCCCCGGTGAGGCGTACGAGAACACCCAGCTGGCCAAACTGTACCTCCAGGACACGAACGGCCTGGAGCACTACCGGCTGATCCACGAGTCCGACCGGTACGCCTACGTCGGCGGCTTCGTGCAGGGCCAGCAGCCCAACCCGTTCGCCGGACTGGATCAGGGAACCAACTGGAACCAGAGCCGGTCACAAGCTGCCCGGATCCAGCAGGCGAACATGCAAAACTCGCTCTTTGGCAACGCCTACGAAGGCCAGCTGGAATCGACGGTCAAGAGCTTCGAGCGCGTCGAGGGAGCAACGCTCTCGGGCACGGCCGATCAGGTCGACGCCGCGAACGCGAGCGCCATCGTCACGCTGGATCTCGAGACGAACACCGGCCGGACGTTCACCTACAGCCAGACCGCGGAGGTCGCTGACGACGGCAGCTTCGAGGTTACCGTCCCGTATGCGACCGAAGAATCACTCGGTCCGGACGACGGCTACACCGACAGTGCCGTGGAAGCGAACGGCTCCTACGAAGTCTTCGTCGGCTCCGGCCAGGACTTCTATCAGGCGAACGCGACCGTGGACGAACCATCGATCTACGAGGGCGAGACGGTTTCCGTCAGCGGCTTCGAGGAGGTTGATATCGGCGGCGGGAACGAAACTGACGGCGGGAACGAGAGCGACGACGGCGGGAGTGACGGCAGCGACACCGATACCGCCCCCGCGAACGACGGAAGCGACGACGATAGCACGTCGACGAGCGACGACACGACCACACACGTCGGCGACGCACGCGTCGCGGGCGCCTGA
- a CDS encoding glycosyltransferase family 4 protein: MRVGYFCYHLSGTGPATRARDVINAIAAETPVDVVVLTGEPEKVDSAATVVPVDVRHPLDAAQKVRHHFADMDLVHVPINVYQAAFVRLGYRGPLVGGVGPGIQSTLRHGLLGRAIGIDLKIKTHESMRRWDRYGYETAVCTATIDRDVFRPYDDDSIRTTRRNLGLDPETNVLLYVGELSEPQGAHLVSELAREYGSDTDTEKTVVVAGDGPLRSTFEGREDLRYDGFVSNDALPDYYNAAYVTVIPRKEDVTSNVGLESIACGTPVVTTADGIVRDLFEARGTYVWADRNVAAIRETVDALLADDDRYRAQVTRGLETFDDMALSLDDAVDTHRRIYERLVVDSDSDEVRAKGPRASP, encoded by the coding sequence ATGCGAGTGGGGTACTTCTGCTATCACCTCTCCGGGACCGGCCCGGCGACGCGTGCCCGCGACGTGATCAACGCGATCGCCGCCGAGACGCCGGTCGACGTCGTCGTTCTCACGGGCGAACCGGAAAAGGTCGATAGCGCCGCCACGGTCGTCCCCGTCGACGTTCGTCACCCACTCGACGCCGCCCAAAAGGTTCGCCACCACTTCGCCGACATGGATCTCGTTCACGTGCCGATCAACGTCTACCAGGCGGCGTTCGTCCGACTCGGCTACCGCGGGCCGCTGGTCGGGGGTGTTGGACCGGGGATCCAGTCGACGCTCAGACACGGCTTGCTCGGCCGAGCGATCGGGATCGACCTGAAGATCAAGACCCACGAATCGATGCGCCGTTGGGATCGGTACGGCTACGAAACCGCGGTGTGTACGGCGACGATCGACCGCGACGTCTTTCGGCCGTACGATGACGACAGCATTCGAACGACCAGACGCAACCTCGGGCTCGATCCGGAGACGAACGTCCTCCTCTACGTCGGGGAACTGAGCGAACCCCAGGGCGCCCACCTCGTGTCCGAACTGGCTCGCGAATACGGAAGCGATACCGATACCGAGAAGACGGTCGTCGTCGCGGGCGACGGCCCGCTCCGATCCACGTTCGAAGGGCGTGAGGACCTCCGGTACGACGGCTTCGTTTCGAACGACGCGCTTCCCGACTACTACAACGCCGCGTACGTGACGGTCATCCCCCGAAAAGAGGACGTAACCTCCAACGTCGGTCTCGAATCGATCGCCTGTGGAACGCCCGTCGTGACGACCGCCGACGGGATCGTCCGGGACCTGTTCGAGGCCCGCGGAACGTACGTGTGGGCGGACAGGAACGTCGCCGCCATCCGCGAGACCGTCGACGCGCTCCTCGCCGACGACGACCGATACCGGGCGCAGGTCACGCGTGGCCTCGAGACGTTCGACGACATGGCGCTGTCGCTCGACGACGCAGTGGACACCCACCGCAGGATCTACGAACGCCTCGTCGTGGACAGCGACTCCGACGAGGTGCGTGCCAAAGGACCGCGGGCGTCACCGTGA
- a CDS encoding FkbM family methyltransferase, with product MIEGATALARRLYDATLRRRLPRIPGVYNGVVTRRYYLLDLQARLSEPDYKATLVDSLVSAIAPGDTVVEIGGGYGVCTARAAIAVGDEGRVVSYEANAAQVSAIEEALELTGEVRGDRLGTRVDVRQAVVGSDVKIYGSMAGASRIDASDLPTCDVLVMDCEGAERAVVSDMEIDPWAIVVESHPQQGSPTDVLIQTLSDRGYAIETSRVTVTDDGPKDIVSATHEPT from the coding sequence ATGATCGAGGGCGCCACGGCACTGGCACGACGCCTCTACGACGCGACGCTTCGTCGACGGCTCCCGCGAATACCAGGTGTGTACAACGGCGTCGTTACGCGACGATACTACCTGCTCGACCTGCAGGCTCGACTGTCCGAACCAGACTACAAGGCGACGCTCGTCGACAGCCTGGTGTCGGCGATTGCACCCGGCGATACCGTCGTCGAGATCGGCGGCGGCTACGGCGTCTGTACCGCCAGGGCGGCGATCGCGGTCGGCGACGAGGGCCGCGTCGTGAGTTACGAGGCGAACGCCGCACAGGTGTCCGCCATCGAGGAGGCACTCGAACTGACGGGCGAGGTCCGTGGGGATCGACTGGGCACCCGGGTCGACGTTCGCCAGGCCGTCGTCGGGTCCGACGTGAAGATCTACGGATCGATGGCCGGTGCGTCCCGGATCGATGCGTCCGACCTGCCCACCTGCGACGTCCTCGTGATGGACTGTGAAGGGGCGGAGCGAGCCGTCGTCAGCGATATGGAGATCGACCCCTGGGCCATCGTCGTCGAGTCACACCCTCAGCAGGGCTCCCCGACGGACGTTCTCATACAGACGCTCTCCGACCGCGGATACGCCATCGAGACGAGCCGCGTCACGGTGACCGACGACGGGCCGAAGGACATCGTCTCGGCGACACACGAACCCACATAG
- a CDS encoding lipopolysaccharide biosynthesis protein, protein MRFGRTAAAYFASQVALSLAGFLATFFIARLLGAAALGTYTVAVAVLFWLKVPTNGITAAINKRVSEGVDRGAYVGGGLGLSIAVAGAISVFVLAFGGYVDRYVGAGVSGLIVVLYSANVLFDGVSASLKGQKKVALAGGVSVVERVGRLLAQVGVILLGYEVAGLVVGHAISLFVAAMLGLALFDVRPRLPTRAQLASLFDYGRYSWLGSLQSQMFGWMDTTVLAFFVASSLIGIYEVAWTLASTLTLISTAVQQTLFPELSDLGTDDRHERIHHFLNEGLVFTGIFVIPGLVGALILGPRLLRIYRPEFSQGATILVILIAARGVAAFGSQFVSGINALDRPDVAFTINGAFVLTNLSLNVVLIRAFGWHGAAVATGLSACLLTVLSYYGLSGLIGRPSIPAREIGLQFVAALAMALVIYGLQSVAPATHYATVGLVVAGAVTYVALLVGLSPRVRKKAVALVPLSDRFALT, encoded by the coding sequence ATGCGTTTCGGGCGCACAGCCGCGGCGTACTTCGCCTCGCAGGTCGCCCTCTCGCTCGCGGGCTTTCTGGCGACGTTCTTCATCGCCCGCCTGCTCGGTGCCGCGGCACTCGGCACCTACACGGTCGCCGTCGCCGTCCTCTTCTGGCTAAAGGTGCCGACGAATGGCATCACGGCCGCGATCAACAAACGGGTGAGCGAAGGGGTCGATCGCGGCGCCTACGTCGGGGGCGGCCTCGGGCTGTCGATAGCCGTCGCCGGAGCGATCTCGGTATTCGTGCTCGCGTTCGGCGGGTACGTCGATCGGTACGTGGGAGCCGGGGTGAGCGGCTTGATCGTCGTGCTCTACAGTGCGAACGTCCTCTTCGACGGGGTCAGCGCCAGCCTGAAGGGACAGAAGAAGGTCGCCCTCGCGGGCGGGGTGAGCGTCGTCGAACGAGTGGGGCGGCTGCTCGCACAGGTCGGCGTGATCCTGCTCGGCTACGAGGTCGCCGGGCTGGTCGTCGGTCACGCCATCTCGCTGTTCGTCGCCGCGATGCTCGGCCTCGCCCTCTTCGACGTCCGGCCGCGGCTGCCGACACGAGCCCAGCTGGCCAGCCTGTTCGATTACGGCCGGTACTCGTGGCTCGGCAGCTTGCAATCCCAGATGTTCGGCTGGATGGACACGACGGTGCTCGCCTTCTTCGTCGCCTCGTCGCTGATCGGTATCTACGAGGTCGCCTGGACGCTGGCGTCGACGCTCACCCTGATCAGTACCGCCGTCCAGCAGACGCTCTTTCCCGAACTGAGCGACCTCGGGACCGACGACCGACACGAGCGGATCCATCACTTCCTGAACGAGGGGCTGGTGTTCACCGGTATCTTCGTGATTCCTGGCCTCGTCGGCGCGCTCATCCTCGGACCACGACTATTGCGCATCTATCGTCCCGAGTTTAGCCAGGGAGCGACGATTCTGGTAATCCTGATCGCCGCGCGCGGCGTCGCCGCGTTCGGCTCGCAGTTCGTCTCCGGCATCAACGCGCTCGATCGGCCGGACGTCGCCTTCACGATCAACGGCGCCTTCGTCCTGACGAACCTCTCGCTCAACGTCGTGCTGATCCGGGCGTTCGGCTGGCACGGCGCCGCGGTCGCGACCGGCCTCTCGGCCTGCCTGTTGACCGTTCTCTCGTACTACGGCCTGTCGGGACTGATCGGTCGGCCGTCGATTCCAGCCCGCGAAATCGGGCTCCAGTTCGTCGCCGCACTCGCGATGGCACTGGTCATTTACGGCCTGCAGTCGGTCGCTCCGGCCACTCACTACGCGACAGTCGGACTCGTCGTCGCCGGTGCCGTCACGTACGTCGCGCTCCTCGTCGGGCTGTCTCCACGGGTGAGAAAAAAGGCAGTCGCGTTGGTCCCGCTCTCGGATCGATTCGCACTGACGTGA
- a CDS encoding glycosyltransferase family 2 protein, which yields MLSDGIEVAMPTAESAGVLGGTLRALATSSDTSNVPITRLVIVDDESDDETAEIAAARADEYGWDLRFIARPTTLPEARELAVATVESDWFLFLDDDVRLSATYLARLRDAVSPAVGAVQGRKLSRDERNSDWVRRRARRGGTHATLCRHAAVAGVSFPPDLVVLEDEYLRRHVEDGGYLWVFNHQARFDHAAQDRHPIGWREGVLAGKYGLKPFHECALNVPFAAVSGRDPIPHAKRAAGWVAGRLRDSGEPRSPGDRSTTEPTSIEVTHEK from the coding sequence ATGCTCTCCGACGGGATCGAGGTCGCGATGCCGACGGCTGAATCGGCCGGCGTCCTCGGCGGGACGCTTCGCGCACTGGCGACGAGCAGCGACACCTCGAACGTCCCGATAACGCGGCTCGTGATCGTCGACGACGAAAGCGACGACGAGACAGCAGAGATCGCCGCAGCCAGGGCGGACGAGTACGGCTGGGACCTCCGGTTTATCGCGCGACCGACCACACTCCCCGAGGCCCGCGAACTCGCGGTCGCCACTGTCGAGTCCGACTGGTTCCTGTTTCTCGACGACGACGTCCGGCTGTCGGCGACGTATCTCGCCCGGCTTCGGGACGCGGTCAGTCCGGCCGTCGGCGCCGTCCAGGGGCGGAAGCTGTCGCGAGACGAACGTAATTCAGACTGGGTCAGACGGCGGGCCCGCCGCGGGGGGACCCACGCCACGCTGTGTCGCCACGCTGCCGTCGCGGGCGTCTCGTTCCCGCCGGATCTCGTGGTCCTCGAAGACGAGTACCTCCGTCGCCACGTTGAAGACGGCGGCTATCTCTGGGTGTTCAACCACCAGGCGCGATTCGACCACGCCGCACAGGATCGCCATCCGATCGGGTGGCGAGAGGGCGTCCTCGCCGGCAAGTACGGACTCAAACCGTTCCACGAGTGTGCGCTGAACGTTCCCTTCGCAGCCGTCTCTGGACGCGATCCGATTCCACACGCGAAGCGAGCGGCCGGCTGGGTCGCGGGGCGACTGCGCGACAGCGGTGAGCCTCGCAGTCCGGGCGATCGATCGACGACCGAACCGACGTCTATCGAGGTGACGCATGAGAAGTAG
- a CDS encoding glycosyltransferase family 4 protein, with protein sequence MCVVTHPLSDPGETATRTLLDVLSVHATVSLITADLPAESTMRDRYDVVELTEKGAGQSNAAVAAVRFVANQLRMCRELALADEDIVLFFGATSYLLPILFARAIGKTVALEPRGDVPRSLRLNWERQLPAPLARALALPVRVLERIGYSAADAVIAYTPGMARELGLERDSDTLFTNGARYVDTDRFRPTIPFDERDRTVGFVGRLDQEKGIHTLVQVARELPDDVTFRFVGDGALREQVETALADEIERGSVVVTGWVDHDEVPRELNALRLLVMPSEPTEGLPTTILESLACGTPVYASPVSGVPDVVRHGETGLHMDDRESHVIADTIVSALDGGRLPRMSQDGRSLIVREYDFDAAVHRYGQILRALGEGAVKKRADGDEPSLVDRQ encoded by the coding sequence GTGTGTGTCGTAACTCATCCGTTGAGTGATCCGGGCGAAACCGCGACGCGCACGTTACTCGACGTGCTCTCGGTCCACGCGACGGTGTCGTTGATCACTGCGGATCTGCCGGCCGAGTCGACGATGCGGGACCGATACGACGTCGTCGAACTCACCGAGAAAGGGGCCGGCCAGTCGAACGCGGCTGTCGCCGCGGTTCGATTTGTGGCCAACCAACTTCGCATGTGTCGGGAACTCGCCCTGGCCGACGAGGACATCGTCCTGTTCTTCGGCGCGACGTCGTACCTCCTGCCGATCCTCTTTGCCCGTGCGATCGGGAAAACCGTCGCCCTGGAACCCCGGGGCGACGTCCCGCGTTCACTCAGACTGAACTGGGAACGCCAGCTGCCCGCACCCCTGGCTCGCGCGCTCGCGTTGCCGGTACGCGTACTGGAACGGATCGGTTATTCCGCCGCCGACGCTGTCATCGCCTACACGCCCGGTATGGCGCGGGAGTTAGGACTCGAGCGAGACAGCGACACGCTGTTCACGAACGGTGCTCGCTACGTCGACACCGACCGGTTCCGGCCGACGATTCCGTTCGACGAGCGTGATCGAACCGTCGGCTTCGTCGGCCGGCTCGATCAGGAGAAAGGGATTCACACGCTGGTTCAGGTCGCCAGGGAACTCCCTGACGACGTGACGTTTCGGTTCGTCGGCGACGGGGCACTGCGCGAGCAGGTCGAGACGGCGCTGGCCGACGAGATCGAGCGCGGTTCGGTCGTCGTCACCGGGTGGGTCGACCACGACGAGGTTCCGCGGGAGCTGAACGCCCTCCGACTGCTCGTGATGCCGTCGGAACCGACCGAGGGGTTGCCAACGACGATCCTCGAGTCACTCGCGTGTGGGACGCCCGTGTACGCGTCGCCGGTCTCCGGCGTTCCGGACGTCGTCCGCCATGGCGAGACTGGATTGCACATGGACGACCGTGAGAGCCACGTGATCGCGGACACGATCGTCAGTGCGCTCGACGGTGGGCGTCTCCCCCGAATGAGCCAAGACGGGCGGTCGTTGATCGTACGAGAATACGATTTCGACGCAGCCGTCCACCGGTATGGGCAGATCCTGCGTGCACTCGGCGAGGGTGCTGTGAAGAAGCGTGCCGATGGGGACGAACCGTCCCTCGTCGATCGGCAGTGA
- a CDS encoding alkaline phosphatase family protein encodes MTTVVLGWDGLDHQLATAWELAEAFGPHHRSIETFDNPVLEKPHTYELWPSIVTGVGPDEHGVHAATAEGGTDWESDWVSLAARFSAGLVPERIRTEVGRRLRNRGATLDFKPASYYRDRGIETIFDGRRSLALAVPNYRTAADDRLDVVFDRGAQLGEFLHIEEGADGGSRHRPKIPVASLEERLAAETTKKLGAIEAAMQREYDLVFVWLGFLDTIGHLAPAVDETGWQHRWYRQAARWTNGVREQLGADDVLVCVSDHGLRSGQHTHDAFLGATDERVLEGTDSVLDVADAIDRVTPRREATTSPPVADRWRVEGDGDVESAAAIRDRLEDLGYL; translated from the coding sequence ATGACGACCGTCGTCCTCGGGTGGGACGGACTGGACCACCAACTCGCGACCGCGTGGGAACTGGCCGAGGCCTTCGGGCCACACCACCGGTCGATCGAGACGTTCGACAATCCCGTGCTCGAGAAGCCCCACACCTACGAGCTGTGGCCGTCGATCGTCACCGGCGTCGGGCCTGACGAACACGGGGTTCACGCCGCGACTGCCGAGGGCGGGACTGATTGGGAGAGCGACTGGGTCTCGCTCGCGGCCCGCTTCTCGGCCGGCCTCGTTCCCGAACGGATCCGGACCGAGGTCGGGCGACGACTTCGCAATCGCGGCGCGACGCTCGATTTCAAACCGGCGTCGTACTACCGCGACCGCGGGATCGAGACGATTTTCGACGGTCGTCGCTCGTTGGCGCTCGCGGTGCCGAACTACCGCACGGCGGCGGACGACCGCCTCGACGTCGTCTTCGATCGCGGCGCGCAGTTAGGCGAGTTCCTGCACATCGAAGAAGGTGCAGACGGTGGGAGTCGGCATCGGCCCAAAATTCCGGTGGCGTCGCTCGAAGAGCGCCTCGCGGCGGAGACGACGAAGAAACTCGGGGCGATCGAGGCCGCGATGCAGCGCGAGTACGATCTCGTCTTCGTCTGGCTGGGCTTTCTGGATACGATCGGCCACCTCGCGCCTGCCGTCGACGAGACGGGCTGGCAGCATCGCTGGTATCGGCAGGCCGCCCGGTGGACGAACGGGGTTCGTGAACAGCTGGGGGCGGACGACGTCCTCGTGTGTGTCTCGGATCACGGGTTGCGGTCCGGCCAGCACACCCACGACGCGTTCCTCGGAGCCACAGACGAACGAGTCCTGGAGGGGACCGATTCGGTGCTGGACGTCGCCGACGCGATCGATCGTGTGACGCCGCGGCGAGAGGCGACGACGTCACCGCCAGTAGCGGATCGGTGGCGGGTCGAGGGGGACGGGGACGTCGAATCGGCCGCGGCGATTCGGGATCGACTGGAGGATCTGGGATATCTGTGA